A stretch of DNA from Desulfosarcina ovata subsp. ovata:
GACCGCTTATTGGGCAGTTCCTGAATGTCGGCTGGCAGATAACGACCATCTACTGCAAACTGATTCCGACGACTGCCGAATCCTTATCGTGGACGACGACCCGGCCGTATTGGCCCGGGTGGCGAAAATGGCACACCGATTGGGATTTCATTCAACCATGGCCTTTGATGCGGTGGACGCACTCTACTATCTGACTCGGCAAAGTTACCGGGTGGTCATTGCCAACGATGAAATGCGGTCAATCGACGGCTATCAGTTGGCGCTGAGAATAAAACGCAAGTATTCCGGTACCGCTGTTATCATTATGACGCAATGCCACACCGGAGCCATTTCTGAGCCGGTGGCGCCTGGGGACATTATTGACGGTTGGCTCCTAAGGCCTTTCGATCTGAAGACCATGCGAAAGCAGATCGACCGAGTCGGCAGACAGCGTGTGATCCCTTAAAACAGTGCCTGAAACGGTTTTGCGTGCCTCTGTATCTTTTCAACCTGTAAAAAAGATGAACACCGATGATGGGCCCAATGGCCTGATCCGTATGGCAAAGAGACCGCAATCGTCGTGGGATAGCAAATCGCCGGCTTTGGTATAGCTCTTGCTGAAAGTTAAAAATCGGGGACTTGGCAAAGCCGTTCTCCCGGGAATGGAGAAGTAGATATGGCAAAAAACTTTCGGGTTTGCACCAAAGATAAAGGCAAAAAGAATCTGGCGTTGCGGTTATACGGGGATTTTGATGCGTCATCCGCCTGTGAACTGATTAACATTTTAAACACGGGGCTCAAAAAAAACAGAAAAGTTGCCATCGATACGAACGGGCTGAGAACAATCAGCCCATTCGGCCTGGATCTCTTTATCCCCCGGATGACGTCGTTGAACAGTGGCCAGGTTGATATTGAGATGACCGGCCGATTCAGTCACGCTTTTCAGGAAGAGTAACGCACTGAAATTTTCAACCAGAAAGGAGCGCTTCGTGTTGGATCAACACCACTGCGGTGCCATGCAACATTTCTCACCTGGCAGGCAAATGGAAGAGACAGCGCGGCAAAAAACGATTTCACGGACAGCTTTGCGCCAGCCCACGGATGCCATCGTCAGCTGCCGGCCTTACTCCAGCGGTGGTGATGGGCGGATGGCAGAAGGGGTGATGCGTAATTTTTCCAGTGACGGTGCCTATATCGAGACGGACAGGCCTTTCACGCCGGGGACGATTCTCATTGTGCGCATGATTCGCTACCCCACCATGACGGTGGACCCGGAAACGGATGAGCGTCCACGATTGATCTGTCTGGCCGAGGTTCGCTGGATACAGGAACGGATGGACGATGGGCGGCCGTGCTATGGTATGGGATTGCGCTATATTGACTGAAATGGCTCATCGCGGATTAGTGTGAAAACTAAATATGTGCTTTTAATTTTTTGTGTAAAATCAATGGGTAAAAATATCTATGACTTTGATCATGGGGAAAAATCACACTAATCCGCGATGAGCCACTGAAATTTGCTGTCCGGCAACCCAACCCACACGATGACGCAGGGGAGGCACAGTCATGGAAGAAAAACAGTCGATCAATGGTAAGTCGCCACATGCAACGCCCCGGATCCTGATTGTCACCCCGGAGGTCACCTTTGCCCCCTCCGGAATGGGGCCGGACTCCCTTTCCATCTGTGCCCGTGCCGGCGGATTGGGGGATATCTGCGCCGCCCAGATCCATGCCCTTTTCGAACGCGGTGTCGATGTCCACCTGGCCATGCCCAACTATCGCAATGTGTTTAAAAACAGCACCCATCCCACCCCGGCGCTGGATATCCCCCAGCGACCGCGGAAGCTGCCTGAAAACCGCATTCACCTGGCCCAGGACCGCTCCTTCTATTACCATTCCAGGCTATTTATGGATACCAGTTGGGAGACGATTCGAATTTCCCTGGCATTCCAGCGCGAGGTGATCAACCGGATCATCCCGGAGGTCCAGCCCGACCTGATCCACTGCTATGACTGGATGACGGGCCTGATTCCGGCCATGGCCAAATGTGTCGGCATTCCCTGCCTGTTCTCATTTTACCGGCTTGATGCGCCTCATCTCCTGCTCCATACCATCGAGGAACAAGGCATTGATGCGGCGCTTTTCTGGCAGAATTGCTTTTTTGGTCGCATGCCCGGCAGTTACGAGGAGACGCGGCACTCCAATCCAGTGGACCTGCTTGCCACCGGCGTGTTTGCCGCCCAATGGGTGGGGGCGTTGAGCCCGACCTATTTGACCAGCCTGACCCAAAGCCAGTCGGATCTGGCACCACCGGTACTCAAGGGAGAACTGCAAAGAAAGATGCAGGACGGCAGGGTTCGTGCGGTGTTGCCGGCCCCCGACCCTTCCTTCAACCCGGCCACAGACCGGGCGTTGCTGCGGCCCTACAGCCCGGAAACTCATTTTTCCGGTAAGCTATTCAATAAACTGCAGCTACAGGAAACCCTGGGACTTTGCATGGATTCCACAGTACCGATATGTTTCTGGCCCACCCGGCTGGACAGCTCGCGGCGCGGTTGCCGCCTGATGCTCAATTGCCTGGAGGAGATCCTGCAGCGCTATCGCCATCTGCAAATCGTTTTTGTTGCCGATGGCGATGGGCAGTCAGAACTGGCCAATCGGATCGCGTCCCTGGGGGCCGCCGACCGTGTGGCGGTATGCGACTTTGATGCCCGGCGATACCGTTTGGCCTATGGTGGTTCCGATTTCGTGTTGATGCCCCTTTACCTGGATCCCTGCGCACTCCCCTGTCGGATCGGCCAGCGTTACGGGGCGCTGCCCATCGCCTTTGATGCCGGTGCAATCCACGACTGCACCGCCCATCTGAACTGGGAGACCGGTCACGGCAACGGATTTCTTTTCCGCTATTTCGATGCCACCGGTTTCTTCTGGGCCATCGATCAAGCCATGGCCTTTTATCGTCAGCCCAAGGACCTGCGGTCCCGTGAGGTGCAGCGCATCATGCGTGACAGCCTGGAGCAGGCGAATTCAGATGTAACCATTGAACATGTCATTGAACTCTATTCCCGGGCCATGGACGGGGCACCGGTGCGGTTTGGCCACAGCGATAGCGACCACTCTCTGATTGCGGCGTAGTTTTTGGGCAGGAATGTCCCTTCTATTACCTGGCCAGGCCTAACTCGCATTTTGATCCCTGACGGAACCGTCGGTTCCGGTCGCCATTGGTCCGCCCAAAACTAAAGATTGCCAACAAGCGATGGTTGCGCATATACAGACGTCCAAAATATCAACCGTTGGCATGCGCGTTTGCGGGAAGGACCATCGCTTTAATTATGGCCGTAAAAAAATACTATGCCGTTGCCGTTGGCCGGCAACCGGGAATATACACCCAGTGGTTCGGGAAAACCGGTGCCCTTGCCCAAGTGGAAGGGGTCAAAGGGGCCCGTTACAAAGGATTTGCCACCATTGAGGAGGCTCGCGAATTTATTCGTCAGCATCCTGAAACAAAAAGTCGAGTAGGGGGA
This window harbors:
- a CDS encoding response regulator, whose translation is MYPQGLTVPLALPSVMLPAPFETAYWAVPECRLADNDHLLQTDSDDCRILIVDDDPAVLARVAKMAHRLGFHSTMAFDAVDALYYLTRQSYRVVIANDEMRSIDGYQLALRIKRKYSGTAVIIMTQCHTGAISEPVAPGDIIDGWLLRPFDLKTMRKQIDRVGRQRVIP
- a CDS encoding PilZ domain-containing protein, whose translation is MLDQHHCGAMQHFSPGRQMEETARQKTISRTALRQPTDAIVSCRPYSSGGDGRMAEGVMRNFSSDGAYIETDRPFTPGTILIVRMIRYPTMTVDPETDERPRLICLAEVRWIQERMDDGRPCYGMGLRYID
- a CDS encoding glycogen synthase codes for the protein MEEKQSINGKSPHATPRILIVTPEVTFAPSGMGPDSLSICARAGGLGDICAAQIHALFERGVDVHLAMPNYRNVFKNSTHPTPALDIPQRPRKLPENRIHLAQDRSFYYHSRLFMDTSWETIRISLAFQREVINRIIPEVQPDLIHCYDWMTGLIPAMAKCVGIPCLFSFYRLDAPHLLLHTIEEQGIDAALFWQNCFFGRMPGSYEETRHSNPVDLLATGVFAAQWVGALSPTYLTSLTQSQSDLAPPVLKGELQRKMQDGRVRAVLPAPDPSFNPATDRALLRPYSPETHFSGKLFNKLQLQETLGLCMDSTVPICFWPTRLDSSRRGCRLMLNCLEEILQRYRHLQIVFVADGDGQSELANRIASLGAADRVAVCDFDARRYRLAYGGSDFVLMPLYLDPCALPCRIGQRYGALPIAFDAGAIHDCTAHLNWETGHGNGFLFRYFDATGFFWAIDQAMAFYRQPKDLRSREVQRIMRDSLEQANSDVTIEHVIELYSRAMDGAPVRFGHSDSDHSLIAA